The following is a genomic window from Deltaproteobacteria bacterium.
GAAAATTTCAACTAAACATCAAAATGAGGCTCAGGCGAAGGGCCCCTTGGCCCTCTTGGTCAAGCCCCTGCCAGTCCTTATTCTACTTGCCTTGGTAGCCGTCCTCATCTACTCCAATACCTTTTCATCCCCCTTTCATTTCGATGACAGGCTCAACCTTGTCGAGAATCCCCAGATCAAGAATCTTGCCAATTTCCGGGATTTTTCCGGCACCCGGTATGTGGGTTTCCTCTCGTTTGCCCTCAATTACCATTTCGGCGGTCTCAATGTTTTCGGCTATCACCTCGTTAATATACTCATTCACATCACGAATGGGTTTTTGGTTTACTCCCTGATCCTTCTCCTCTTTGCGGCCGTTCAAGTGAGCGAGCGTCGGATTGATTCCGTGCGAGCGAAGGGGGGGTACAGGGGCGCCAGCGGGAAAGCCCCCGATACATCGATCGCCTTGGCAACAGCGCTTCTATTCATCGCGCATCCCGTTCAAACCCAGGCGATCACCTATATTGTTCAACGATTCGCCTCCCTGATGACCTTGTTTTATCTGTTGGCGTTGGTCTGCTATCTGAAGTGGCGGTTTGGCGGTCGATTGTTCTGGTATGTCGCTTCCCTTACGGCAACTGTCCTGGCGATGAAGACAAAGGAGAACAGCTTTACTCTGCCATTCATGATCTTGGCGGTGGAAATGGTCTTCTTTAAGCCCTTGACCATCAAGCAATGGAAAACCCTCATCCCCTTTCTCCTCACTCTGTCGATTATTCCTCTCTCCCAAGGAAATGCCCTCGGCGAGGCGGAAAGGTTTGCCCGCGACACCACCGCGATCAGCCGTGTAGAATATCTTTTCACCCAGTTTCGGGTGATTGTCACCTATCTCCGGTTGCTTGTTTTCCCCATCAACCAGAATCTCGATTATGATTATCCGATTTATCATTCCCTGTTTGACGCATCAGTGGCAACGTCATTTATTTTTATCGTTTCCCTCTTGGCCTTGGCGGTCAATCTTTTTAGAGGACTCAACCCTCGACTCAAACTCATCGCCTTCGGGATTCTCTGGTTCTTTCTGACCCTTTCGATTGAGTCCTCCATCATTCCAATCAGCGATGTCATCTTCGAACACCGAGTCTATCTGCCGAGTATAGGGTTATTCACAAGCGTCGGCGCCTCCCTGCACATCGGCAGGAAATGGATATCGCCCAAATGGGGCATGGCCGGCATCGGCATCGTTGTCCTGTTATTCTCAACTGCCGCTTACCGGCGTAACGCAATTTGGAAAGACGATATGGTCTTGTGGCGGGATGTGGTCGCCAAGGCTCCCAAAAAGGCAAGGCCCAACAATAATCTGGCGGTAGCCTATAAAAATAAAGGAATGCTTGAGGCCGCCATTCGTCAATCTCATATCGCATCAGACCTGGACCCGAACTATGCTGACGCCCATGGCAACTTGGGGGGCGTCTATGATGATCAGGGCCGGTATGATGCCGCAATTCAGGAATACCTGCTGGTATTAAAACTGGAACCAAACAATATCAAAGCTTACAATAACTTGGGCATAGCTTATAAAAATCTCGGCCGCTTGAACGAGGCCATAGAGGCATACCAGATGGTCCTAAAGCTACAACCGGGTAGCGCTATGGCCCACAGCAACCTTGGAAACGTGTATGCTGATCAGGGCCGGTATGATGCCGCAGTCCAAGAATATAATTTCGCGTTGAAATTAGACAGGGATTTTGGGGATGCCCATTACAATCTTGCGAACGCCTATGCAATTCAAGGTCGGTTGGAAGTAGCTATTCATGAATACCGGATGGCCTTGAAGTTCCAACCGGAAAATGCGGATGCTCACTATAATCTTGGCACGGTTTATATGTCTAAAGGCAACCGCGAAGCCGCAAGGAAGGAATTTGAAGAAACTTTAAAGATTAAATCCGATTATGCTGAAGCCCGTCGGGCTCTCGACGAGCTTTACAAATAGCGCTCCCGATTGTCTTCCCCATATCCGAGCCACTCACTTCGTGTGGGCGGCATCCTGGATAAATTGAGCCTTCTCCTCCGGAGAGATGAGGCTCTGATTCACCGCGTCGCTGGCCGCGTGCGCTACGCAACTGACGAACCGTCCATGGTTGAGGAAAGAGGCCGGCCCGGGGCACTCCAAGGTAATAAATTGCGGACCACTGCAACCCTCTGCATTGATGGGCACGCCGCTCAGGGTATCAGGACAGGAATCGCTCCCATCCGGAACGCCATCACCGTCATCGTCGTCGTCGCAGTCATCCCCGATACCATCTTCGTCCAAATCGGCCTGAGTTGGGTTGGCCAGATCAGGGCAATTGTCTGCGTCATTGAGTACGTCATCCCCGTCCACGTCGTTGTCGCAGAGGTCGCCCAAGCCATCAATGTCTTGATCATTCTGGTCTGAGTTGAAGTCGTCAGGACAGTTGTCCTCCGAATCTGGAACGCCGTCGCCATCGGCATCAGTGGCCACACTTTTAAAGAAGGCAAGACTCGAGAAACTTAGAATACCCTCTGCCGTAGCAGTAAGTCCATCCGCATTCACTACCCCATCAATTCCAGTGT
Proteins encoded in this region:
- a CDS encoding tetratricopeptide repeat protein, whose amino-acid sequence is MKKISTKHQNEAQAKGPLALLVKPLPVLILLALVAVLIYSNTFSSPFHFDDRLNLVENPQIKNLANFRDFSGTRYVGFLSFALNYHFGGLNVFGYHLVNILIHITNGFLVYSLILLLFAAVQVSERRIDSVRAKGGYRGASGKAPDTSIALATALLFIAHPVQTQAITYIVQRFASLMTLFYLLALVCYLKWRFGGRLFWYVASLTATVLAMKTKENSFTLPFMILAVEMVFFKPLTIKQWKTLIPFLLTLSIIPLSQGNALGEAERFARDTTAISRVEYLFTQFRVIVTYLRLLVFPINQNLDYDYPIYHSLFDASVATSFIFIVSLLALAVNLFRGLNPRLKLIAFGILWFFLTLSIESSIIPISDVIFEHRVYLPSIGLFTSVGASLHIGRKWISPKWGMAGIGIVVLLFSTAAYRRNAIWKDDMVLWRDVVAKAPKKARPNNNLAVAYKNKGMLEAAIRQSHIASDLDPNYADAHGNLGGVYDDQGRYDAAIQEYLLVLKLEPNNIKAYNNLGIAYKNLGRLNEAIEAYQMVLKLQPGSAMAHSNLGNVYADQGRYDAAVQEYNFALKLDRDFGDAHYNLANAYAIQGRLEVAIHEYRMALKFQPENADAHYNLGTVYMSKGNREAARKEFEETLKIKSDYAEARRALDELYK